One Aneurinibacillus migulanus genomic region harbors:
- a CDS encoding helix-turn-helix transcriptional regulator: protein MKKKSSSTSTTKTRRVIVKMLKQEGPMDALALASHLEISPMAVRQHLYALQEENLVTYKEEARAMGRPAKLWRLTSSADRFFPEGYAELTLGLIHSINEAFGQEGIDRILALRNRQQIENYCKQIPETSSLPKRLELLAEIRTKEGYMAEIQQQEGGDFLLIEKHCPICVVATACTGFCSKELEMFQSILGSDITIERVEHILAGELRCAYRIGRLTE, encoded by the coding sequence ATGAAAAAGAAATCGTCAAGTACATCTACAACCAAAACACGACGTGTTATTGTCAAAATGCTGAAACAAGAGGGGCCGATGGATGCTCTTGCTCTTGCTTCTCATTTAGAAATATCTCCGATGGCAGTACGACAACATCTGTATGCTTTACAGGAAGAAAATTTGGTTACCTATAAAGAAGAAGCGCGTGCAATGGGGCGTCCAGCTAAATTGTGGAGATTAACATCATCTGCTGATCGTTTTTTTCCTGAAGGCTATGCAGAGTTAACTTTAGGATTAATACATTCCATAAATGAGGCATTTGGACAGGAAGGTATAGACCGTATACTAGCGCTTCGTAATCGTCAGCAAATCGAGAATTATTGCAAACAAATTCCTGAAACTTCCTCTCTTCCAAAGCGATTAGAGTTACTGGCCGAGATACGTACCAAAGAAGGATATATGGCTGAAATCCAACAGCAAGAGGGGGGAGATTTTTTACTTATAGAAAAGCATTGTCCTATTTGTGTAGTAGCTACAGCTTGTACAGGATTCTGCAGTAAGGAACTAGAAATGTTTCAGAGTATTTTAGGCTCTGATATTACTATTGAGCGAGTTGAGCATATTTTAGCCGGTGAACTCCGTTGTGCTTATCGTATAGGACGACTAACCGAGTAA
- a CDS encoding MFS transporter, with the protein MGSIHFFVNKKLYKVKIIEMEVFIINKREGIFSSRYRALTIGIILAVMAVAFEGLSVTTIAPVIAKNLQGMELYGWIFSAYLLAQILGTMIIGQQIDRSGPAFPFIFALFIFSIGLIIAAVTQSMLVLIIARALQGFGAGAILTCVYTSISLSYPDELRTKILAVFSSAYVLPALIGPYVAGIIAQYSSWRFVFWGIIPFIILAAFLSLPSFKGLKVKGVQNEGRRQTNLWAIQLTIGTGLLLSGLGMMPKFFGVILGIVGLILMIIPLRRFLPSGTFVACSGLPAMLASRGLFMACYTGTQSFLVLALTEVKGYASDTAGLIVASAALSWSTAAYIQARLDERDKGQGRRMRVLIGVFMMCVGIGVIVWVPIIGITLAVASQIIIGFGIGLAHPTSGAISFAQATEGTEGEVSASLQFVDSFTPGIVVGIGGALITISHTVGIAPYLGISAALGIQLILILISLLAAYQLPHIKK; encoded by the coding sequence TTGGGTAGCATACACTTTTTTGTAAATAAAAAACTTTATAAAGTGAAAATTATAGAAATGGAGGTTTTTATCATAAATAAAAGAGAAGGCATATTTAGCTCGCGTTATCGTGCATTGACAATTGGTATTATTCTTGCTGTAATGGCAGTTGCATTCGAGGGACTTTCTGTTACTACTATAGCTCCTGTCATTGCAAAAAATTTGCAAGGAATGGAGCTTTACGGCTGGATATTTAGTGCTTATTTATTAGCACAAATTCTTGGAACAATGATAATTGGTCAACAAATTGATAGAAGTGGTCCTGCTTTTCCTTTCATTTTCGCATTGTTTATTTTTTCCATCGGGCTTATCATTGCAGCTGTTACCCAGAGTATGCTTGTTCTTATTATTGCTCGTGCCCTGCAAGGGTTTGGCGCAGGCGCAATTCTTACATGCGTTTATACTAGCATTTCACTTAGCTACCCGGATGAGTTAAGAACGAAGATATTGGCTGTTTTCTCAAGTGCCTATGTTCTTCCCGCTCTTATTGGTCCCTATGTAGCTGGCATAATTGCACAGTATAGTTCTTGGCGTTTTGTGTTTTGGGGAATTATCCCATTTATTATCTTAGCTGCATTTCTTAGTTTGCCTTCATTTAAAGGCTTAAAAGTGAAAGGTGTCCAAAACGAAGGGAGGCGTCAAACCAATCTATGGGCAATTCAACTTACTATAGGGACAGGGTTATTACTCTCTGGTCTTGGGATGATGCCAAAATTCTTTGGGGTAATTCTTGGGATTGTAGGTTTAATCCTTATGATAATACCTCTTCGTAGATTTTTGCCTTCCGGTACATTTGTAGCCTGTTCAGGGCTTCCAGCTATGTTAGCTTCGCGTGGTCTTTTTATGGCATGCTACACGGGTACACAAAGTTTTTTAGTTTTAGCTCTTACAGAGGTTAAGGGATATGCTTCTGATACGGCAGGTCTTATTGTAGCGTCAGCTGCACTTAGCTGGTCAACAGCTGCTTATATACAGGCTCGCCTTGATGAACGGGATAAAGGACAGGGCCGCCGAATGCGTGTACTCATTGGTGTGTTTATGATGTGTGTTGGAATCGGTGTAATTGTATGGGTCCCTATTATAGGAATAACTCTTGCTGTTGCAAGTCAAATTATTATAGGATTTGGTATTGGGCTGGCACATCCTACAAGTGGTGCGATTTCCTTTGCACAAGCAACAGAAGGGACAGAAGGGGAAGTATCAGCCAGTCTTCAATTTGTTGATTCTTTTACCCCAGGTATCGTTGTTGGAATTGGTGGTGCATTAATTACTATTAGCCATACTGTTGGAATAGCTCCATACTTAGGGATTTCTGCAGCCCTAGGCATTCAACTCATCTTAATACTAATTAGCTTGCTTGCAGCATATCAATTACCTCACATAAAAAAATAA
- a CDS encoding SDR family NAD(P)-dependent oxidoreductase encodes MKNIIVFGASKGLGDALVKGLPEPGDNVWIVSRSRPDSLLINDGVHRSWIQADLSLLTASSEIADVLENETIDVLVYNVGIWEKEGFQDHYDFEQDDPTDIANLIQVNITSAITCIQKLLPHMKNSDNGKIFLIGSTAGLENTNHSQVSFVASKFGLRGIGNALREHVRKYSIGVTCINPGELAAEIPYEDGAEKAIDAYNGTRIPVQDIVSLVKCVANLSKVSCVKEIHIPAISDLNA; translated from the coding sequence ATGAAAAACATAATTGTCTTTGGAGCAAGCAAAGGATTAGGAGATGCTCTTGTCAAGGGACTGCCGGAGCCTGGGGATAATGTATGGATCGTTTCCAGAAGTCGCCCGGATAGCTTGCTGATCAATGATGGAGTTCATCGAAGCTGGATCCAAGCAGACTTATCGTTACTTACAGCAAGTAGTGAGATTGCTGATGTATTAGAGAATGAAACGATCGATGTGTTGGTTTATAACGTAGGAATATGGGAAAAAGAAGGATTTCAGGATCATTATGACTTCGAGCAGGATGACCCAACAGATATCGCCAATCTGATCCAGGTCAATATCACTTCTGCGATTACTTGCATTCAGAAGCTGCTGCCCCATATGAAAAATTCGGATAACGGGAAAATATTTTTAATCGGTTCTACCGCTGGTCTGGAAAATACGAATCATTCGCAAGTGTCATTTGTGGCATCAAAATTTGGTTTGCGCGGTATTGGTAATGCTTTACGGGAGCATGTTCGAAAATATAGCATCGGTGTCACATGCATCAATCCGGGGGAACTTGCAGCAGAAATCCCTTACGAAGATGGAGCAGAAAAGGCAATAGACGCTTACAACGGAACGAGGATCCCAGTACAAGATATTGTTTCTTTGGTCAAATGTGTAGCCAATTTGTCCAAAGTATCATGCGTCAAAGAAATTCATATTCCGGCAATATCTGATTTGAACGCATAA
- a CDS encoding MFS transporter: MELRSLVKNRRFLFLWMSETFAVLSFSMFLITISWYMVDYLHLPQYMGLVFAAASLPRMVTMMVGGVLADRIQRSKIMFSAGLGEAFLIGILLVTYLNDWLTFPVLLGVAFCLGALDGFFFPALSSSIPALVQKEELQSANTLIHSTQELIFLIGPVTAGVLMTYYSFAATFGVSMIAMLLHAILVFPPFIQDAKPTSDSTKQSIMKEIREGLDYVCRSSFYKTGILIIIVINFFVFGPIFLSLPLLVKEANGTALHLSFLEGGFSIGSLLATILLLFITLRKNRGKLILFFLFGTLVFLWIFSQMSSIGGLILLASSVAFCGFMAFMPTDVLIQERTDPKLMGRVMSIVFLAQTAFDPVAQTLFSFLMTIGFPVRTLLAVFSVIGLMIAVLIYVRAKHWRSIC; this comes from the coding sequence ATGGAATTGCGTTCATTAGTAAAGAATAGGCGGTTTTTGTTTTTATGGATGTCTGAAACGTTCGCGGTTTTGAGTTTTTCGATGTTTTTAATTACGATTTCCTGGTATATGGTAGATTATTTGCACTTACCTCAATACATGGGATTGGTTTTTGCTGCGGCTTCGTTACCACGCATGGTAACGATGATGGTAGGGGGAGTGTTGGCCGATCGCATACAAAGATCCAAAATTATGTTTAGTGCTGGATTGGGCGAAGCTTTCCTCATTGGAATATTACTAGTGACATATCTTAACGACTGGCTTACTTTTCCTGTATTGCTCGGTGTTGCGTTTTGTTTAGGAGCTCTGGACGGTTTTTTCTTTCCTGCGCTCTCATCCAGTATCCCTGCTCTAGTACAGAAGGAAGAACTACAATCTGCGAATACTTTGATTCATAGCACGCAGGAATTGATTTTTCTAATCGGGCCAGTTACGGCAGGGGTTCTGATGACTTATTATTCGTTCGCTGCAACCTTTGGAGTGAGCATGATCGCCATGCTGCTGCATGCTATTCTTGTTTTTCCACCGTTTATCCAGGATGCTAAGCCAACGAGCGATTCTACAAAACAAAGTATAATGAAAGAAATTCGTGAAGGTCTGGATTATGTTTGTCGTTCGTCGTTTTATAAAACGGGCATTCTGATTATCATTGTAATCAACTTTTTTGTTTTTGGCCCTATATTTCTCAGCCTCCCGCTACTTGTTAAGGAAGCGAATGGAACAGCTCTTCACCTTAGTTTTTTGGAAGGCGGATTTTCAATCGGTTCTCTATTGGCGACCATACTTTTGCTGTTTATCACACTTCGTAAGAACCGCGGGAAGCTTATTCTATTCTTCCTGTTTGGCACCTTGGTATTTTTATGGATTTTCAGCCAAATGTCATCTATTGGAGGACTTATCCTACTAGCCAGCTCGGTCGCTTTTTGCGGATTTATGGCCTTCATGCCAACGGATGTCTTAATTCAAGAGCGTACAGATCCGAAGTTGATGGGACGGGTCATGAGCATTGTTTTTTTGGCACAAACAGCATTCGATCCTGTGGCTCAAACGCTATTTTCCTTTTTGATGACAATCGGGTTTCCTGTCCGCACCTTATTGGCCGTTTTCTCGGTAATCGGATTGATGATTGCTGTCCTGATTTACGTAAGGGCCAAACATTGGCGCTCGATATGCTAA
- a CDS encoding AAA family ATPase, with the protein MSQTQERCVFLITGIMAAGKSTVAQLLTETFDKGVHVRGDMFRKMIVAGRDELLPNASKEALSQLSLRYRIAASVTDAYFEAGFNVVVQDVIVGSHLKEFVELIRSRPLFVVVLSPSIEVVTARESARSKKGYGAWTVSELQHILHNETPRIGLWLDTSEQKPEDTVDEILRRAWTEALV; encoded by the coding sequence ATGAGCCAAACTCAAGAGCGGTGTGTGTTTCTTATTACTGGGATTATGGCGGCGGGAAAATCGACGGTTGCTCAGCTTCTTACCGAGACATTCGATAAGGGAGTTCATGTGCGCGGTGATATGTTCCGAAAAATGATCGTGGCTGGACGGGATGAACTGCTTCCTAATGCCTCTAAAGAAGCACTAAGCCAATTGTCCCTCCGTTACAGAATTGCTGCTTCTGTAACGGATGCATACTTTGAAGCAGGATTTAATGTTGTTGTACAAGATGTTATAGTAGGTTCACATCTTAAGGAATTTGTCGAGTTGATTCGTAGCCGCCCGCTGTTTGTAGTCGTACTTTCTCCGAGCATAGAAGTGGTAACGGCAAGAGAGTCCGCTCGTTCCAAAAAAGGATATGGCGCATGGACAGTTTCCGAACTTCAGCATATTTTACACAATGAAACGCCCAGAATTGGTTTGTGGCTTGACACTTCTGAACAAAAACCGGAAGATACAGTCGATGAAATTCTTCGAAGAGCTTGGACAGAAGCGCTTGTATAA
- a CDS encoding MarR family winged helix-turn-helix transcriptional regulator yields the protein MNEYRAVVEQLNEAFDEYGILITKELKELDRFHLTSQQEVMMIHISKHERITANEISLAFGISKSAVSQVLTKLEQQEMIVRVINPANRREAFIMLGKKGKKYAAMLEEVNIKLIEKYFSKIRLEDLKHMTETMKDINVIIKRSKES from the coding sequence TTGAATGAGTATCGTGCCGTTGTTGAACAATTAAATGAAGCTTTTGACGAATACGGCATTTTGATTACAAAGGAATTAAAAGAACTTGATCGATTTCATTTAACATCACAGCAAGAAGTGATGATGATTCACATTTCGAAACATGAGAGAATTACAGCAAACGAAATTTCATTGGCGTTCGGAATTTCGAAAAGTGCGGTTAGTCAGGTTTTAACCAAGCTTGAGCAACAGGAGATGATTGTACGAGTAATCAATCCGGCTAATCGAAGAGAAGCTTTCATCATGTTGGGGAAAAAGGGAAAGAAATATGCCGCCATGCTTGAAGAAGTAAACATAAAATTAATTGAAAAATATTTTTCTAAAATTAGGCTTGAAGATTTAAAGCACATGACTGAAACGATGAAAGACATCAATGTAATCATAAAACGAAGCAAAGAGAGTTAG
- a CDS encoding response regulator transcription factor, which yields MKILLIEDDLKLIKYIKKYLTVYDYEVFIVEDFECIVETVDRIEPQLIILDINLPTLDGFYFLKRIRKNHTMPIIILSARSEEGEQIRGMELGADDYITKPFSVGILLAKINAVLRRAMQYSEENKIEDGKLVLLEDSLKLQYEHKTVELSKNEYKIIKLLMQNSGKLVSRDELFDVLTDYNRFVAENTLNVNISRIKSKLKELGLNHVITTKRGLGYVFYPIDN from the coding sequence ATGAAAATACTTTTAATAGAGGACGATTTAAAGCTGATTAAATATATCAAAAAATATTTGACCGTATACGATTATGAGGTTTTTATTGTCGAAGATTTTGAATGTATTGTGGAAACTGTTGATCGAATCGAACCCCAACTGATCATTCTTGATATAAATTTACCGACGCTTGATGGCTTTTATTTCTTGAAACGAATCAGAAAAAACCATACTATGCCTATTATAATTTTGTCTGCCAGAAGCGAAGAAGGTGAACAAATCAGAGGAATGGAGCTAGGTGCGGATGACTATATTACAAAGCCTTTCAGTGTAGGAATTCTTTTGGCGAAGATCAATGCTGTCTTAAGAAGAGCCATGCAATATTCAGAAGAAAACAAGATAGAAGATGGAAAGCTCGTTTTGTTGGAAGATAGTTTGAAATTGCAGTATGAACATAAAACAGTAGAGCTTTCAAAGAATGAGTATAAAATAATCAAATTGTTAATGCAGAATTCAGGGAAATTGGTAAGTAGAGATGAATTGTTTGATGTGTTAACAGATTATAACAGGTTTGTGGCTGAAAATACGCTTAATGTTAATATTTCTAGAATAAAGAGTAAGCTGAAAGAATTGGGGCTTAATCATGTCATCACAACTAAAAGGGGATTGGGTTATGTCTTTTATCCGATTGATAACTGA
- a CDS encoding sensor histidine kinase: MSFIRLITDVIQDKKALIFVYTINTFLIVSFYMLLLGTEEFLYPVILSGALFTIYLLFEVYQYHKFVSGVEDGGKSPNYTHHFTNNKDKLIFQTLSKIHQEYNTRLYDNKVKQNNKNALFSQWIHNMKTSVSVIHLACEISLTERENDEYMEDIKEENEILKKNLEEALNLLRIEEFSRDFIARRMPLKQLVYQALNERRREIRYKGIHPIVDIPDELEILTDKKWAQYMLEQILSNAIKYSIVEKSESILIRAMKEEDKVILSIIDNGIGIDEKDTDRVFDPFFTGDGGRRDRNATGIGLYMVKLISDRLGHKIQIQSQKDKGTTVNITFLSKL; this comes from the coding sequence ATGTCTTTTATCCGATTGATAACTGATGTAATACAAGATAAGAAAGCGTTGATCTTTGTATACACTATCAATACTTTCCTGATTGTATCATTCTATATGCTTCTTCTGGGAACCGAAGAGTTTTTATATCCAGTTATATTGAGTGGTGCCCTTTTCACCATTTATTTATTGTTTGAAGTATACCAATATCATAAATTTGTAAGCGGGGTTGAGGATGGAGGGAAGAGCCCTAACTACACCCATCATTTCACGAATAATAAAGACAAACTCATTTTCCAGACGCTATCCAAAATCCATCAGGAATATAACACAAGGCTCTATGACAATAAAGTAAAACAGAACAATAAGAATGCCTTATTTTCACAATGGATTCATAATATGAAAACATCGGTATCCGTCATTCACCTTGCTTGCGAAATTAGCCTTACCGAAAGAGAAAATGATGAATATATGGAAGACATCAAAGAAGAGAATGAGATATTGAAAAAGAATTTGGAGGAAGCCTTAAACTTACTTAGAATTGAAGAGTTTTCAAGAGATTTTATTGCTCGACGAATGCCGTTAAAGCAACTTGTATATCAAGCGCTAAATGAAAGAAGAAGAGAAATTAGGTATAAAGGAATCCATCCTATTGTGGATATACCAGATGAATTGGAAATCTTGACCGATAAAAAATGGGCACAATACATGCTTGAGCAAATTCTATCAAATGCTATTAAGTATTCTATAGTAGAGAAAAGCGAATCAATCCTTATTCGAGCAATGAAAGAAGAGGACAAGGTTATTCTTTCAATTATTGATAATGGTATTGGAATTGATGAGAAGGATACCGATCGCGTATTTGATCCTTTTTTTACTGGAGATGGTGGAAGACGAGACAGAAATGCTACTGGAATTGGGCTTTACATGGTAAAGCTTATTTCGGATCGATTGGGACATAAAATACAAATTCAATCACAAAAGGATAAAGGAACGACTGTTAATATTACTTTTCTTTCAAAATTGTAA
- a CDS encoding ABC transporter ATP-binding protein, whose protein sequence is MEVLKVNDLSKVYNSYKEAKEVAALNGITLRVKRGDFVGIMGPSGSGKTTLLNLLSGIDQCTSGEVFIEDKNITHLSKEEMALFRRHSVGYVFQDFNLLDSLTISENIALPLILDKVNPKTIGLKLKELTAFFEIEHIQNKYPYHISGGQKQRAAVARALINDPAIVFADEPTGNLDSKSSKNIMNTLKKINDERNSTVLMVSHDPFAASFCKRIIFIKDGAIKMEIVSSGDRKEFFDQILEAESMIGGEIQ, encoded by the coding sequence ATGGAAGTGTTAAAAGTAAATGATCTGTCAAAAGTATATAACTCATATAAAGAAGCCAAAGAAGTTGCAGCTTTAAATGGAATAACCCTTCGTGTAAAAAGGGGGGATTTTGTTGGAATTATGGGTCCTAGTGGAAGTGGTAAGACCACTCTGTTGAATTTATTGTCAGGTATTGATCAATGCACCTCTGGAGAAGTCTTTATTGAGGACAAAAATATAACACATTTATCGAAAGAGGAAATGGCCCTTTTCAGGCGGCACAGTGTAGGATATGTATTTCAAGATTTTAACTTACTTGATAGTCTTACTATTTCAGAAAACATCGCTCTTCCCTTGATATTAGACAAGGTTAATCCGAAAACAATTGGATTAAAGCTTAAAGAGCTTACAGCATTTTTTGAAATCGAGCATATCCAAAATAAATATCCTTATCATATATCTGGTGGACAAAAACAAAGAGCAGCAGTAGCCAGAGCATTAATCAATGACCCAGCCATCGTATTCGCCGATGAACCGACAGGAAATCTTGATTCAAAATCCTCAAAAAACATTATGAACACACTAAAAAAAATAAATGATGAAAGAAATAGCACGGTTTTGATGGTCAGTCACGACCCCTTTGCTGCCTCTTTTTGCAAAAGAATCATTTTTATAAAAGATGGAGCGATTAAGATGGAAATTGTATCAAGTGGTGATAGAAAGGAATTTTTCGATCAAATATTAGAAGCTGAAAGTATGATTGGAGGGGAGATTCAATGA